ACGCTTAGAAATGCCAAACAAAGAAAAAATGCTAGAAAGTGTCCAAAAGGTCATGATTTTGACGGGATTTTGAAAAATGCTTTCATTGAAGCGATAAAATAAAAATTAGATTCAAAATCAAAGAAGCTTGTCTGAGGTAGTCCTTTCGGGTATTGTATTTTTTGTTTTATTTAAACCCAGGAGAGAGTTGAATGTTTTGTATGGAAAAGTATAAAAAATGTTTCGACTTTTCCATTCTGGTTCTTCTCACAGTTGGACTAACAGGTTGTATTAATTCTTATAAAGATAGCCAACAAAACTTAATTTTAAAAGGCTCTGTTGCAGAATTAAAAGAAACCGTCATGCTGGATCCGGCTTTTGCGGCGCGCCAAAAACAGGCTGAAAAAAGTTTTTTTGGTTTTTCCGAAGCTATTGATAGCGCTGATTACAACAAAAGTTTGTTATCTGATGAAGAAGAATTTGAAGGAAATGCTGAGAACGGTTTAGTATCTCTTGAAACACGTAATGGAAAATTTGGTGGCCTAGAGATTATTTGGCCTACGGCAGGCAATTTGACTAGTTTATTTGGTATGAGAAAACTTGGTAAACGGACTCGTATGCACGCTGGCATTGATATTGGTGCACGCGTGGGCACGCCAATCCATTCTTCTTATGATGGTCAAGTGTTGTTTGCAGGAGTCAAACGTGGTTACGGGTATTCTGTTATTCTTGGCCATGACGCAGAGCATGAAACACTGTATGCACATATGAGCAAAATTAAAGTGAAAACAGGGCAATTTGTGCGACGTGATCAAGTTATTGGTTATGTTGGCAAAACAGGTCGAGTTACAGGCGCAAACTTGCATTACGAAACTCGTATTGCAGGGGTGGCGTATAACCCATTGCAGTTCCTTCCTCCGTTTGGGGATAAAAAAATGCAAGTTGGTATGAAGACCCCATCTCTTTTGCAACAGCTTAATTACTATTTGAATCGTAATAAGCTAGCGTATAACAAAGCAGACAAAAATTTAAATCAGTAATAATACTGTTTAAAAACATGTAACCTTATGTTGCGTGTTTTTTTTCTATTTTTCTTGTAAAAAACTAAAAATTTTTGCTACAATAATTATGAGTTTTATTAATTTTTATAGGCAGAATAGTTATGTTGCGAAGTAAAATTTTATTAATTTTTTGTTTTATGTCCTCTTTTTTTCTCCCTGTTACTCTAAGGTGACTGGAGAAGAAAAATTTATAAGAAAAAAAACTTTTTATGATACTATGCCCAGTTCTACTAAAGGTGGATCATTATCATACCCAATTTCTAATGATCCTAAAGTAATGAATCCTCTATTAAGTACTGATTCTGCATCGGTAGAAATACAGGGATATATTTGGATGTCTTTATTTTCGATAGATTCTGAAACCCTTGAGTTTATTCCTGCATTAGCAAAAAGCTATACAATTTCTGCTGATAGAAAAAGTTATACCTTTTGGTTAAATGAAGAAGCAAGATGGCAAGACGGCACACCAGTAACAACCAATGATATTAAATTTACATTTGATACACTGATGAACCCTAAAACACATTCCGCCGCATTAAGAAGCTATTATGAAGGTGTTAATTTAAAAATTATTGATAAATATTCTTTTGTATTCTCAGTTCAAGAGCCGCGATTTGATACTTTAAATTTTTTGACATTATTTCAACCCATTCAAAAAAAACAATTTGAAAATTCAAAAGATTTTAATAATGATAAAGGTATTATGAATCCTATTGGCAATGCTGCTTATATTATGTCCAGGTATATGAGAGGACAAAGAATAACTCTAAAAAGAAATAAAGGTTGGTGGGCTGCAAACTTACCTCAATATAAAAATAGATTTAATGTTGATGAAATAATTTTACATATTATTCCTGATTTAAATTTAATGTATGAAAAATTTTTAAAACAAGATATTGATAATATTAATTTTACTTCTGAACAGTGGCATAATAAAGTTACAGATATTGATAAAGAAAAGTTTGGAACACAACCAAATCAAAAAAAATTATGGGCACTTAAAGAAAAAAATAAATCTCCAAAATCTTACACTTTTATTGCGTGGAATTTTAAAAATCCATTGTTTAATGACGTTAAAACTAGAACAGCGCTTTCGTATTTAGTTGACTATAAAAAAATTAACGAAACAGTTTTTTATAATTTATTTACACAAAGTACATCTCCATTTGGATCGTTTACAGAAAATTCTGCATCAGAATTACGAAATAAAGATAAAATGATTAATTATAATAAAGAAAAATCTATAATTTTATTAAAAGAAGCTGGTTGGTTGAATAACGGATCTGGAATTTTATTTAAAGATATTAATGGAAAAAGAGTGCCTTTTGAATTTACTATAGATACTAACTCAAATAATCCTGCACGATTAAAAATTGCACAAATTATAAAAGAAAATTTTAAATTAGCTGGAATAAAAGTGAATATTCGTTCATTAGAATGGAATTCGTTTTTAGATAATATTGATAAAAGAAAATTTGATGCGATTATTTTAGCGTGGAGTGGAGCTATTTTTCCTAATCCAAATCAGATTTGGCATTCTAGTTCTGAAAAAAACGAAGGTTCAAATTTTATTAGTTATAATAATCCTAAAATAGATGAACTTATAAAAAAAGCAAACTTAGAATTTAATTCAAAAAAAAGAAATAAAATAATGCAGGAAATTAATAAGTTAATTTATGCTGATCAGCCTTATACCTTTATTGCAGAACAAAATTTTATATTAGAAGGATTAAATAGCCGAATACATTCGTCAAGGTGGATTGCATCCTATGATTCTGGAGCATCCTCTGATATGTTTTATTTAATGCAGTGAGACTATAATAATATGAGAAGTTATTTTATTAAAAGATTTCTTGCAATTATTCCTATGTTTTTTTTAATGACAGCAACTTATTTTTGTATTCAAAATTATTTACCAGGTGGGCCTGTCCAAGAAACACTGGCAAGTATTCGTGGGTTGGGAGGAGAAGGTGGTGCTGGAAAAAACACAACATTAAGTCCTCAAGATATTCAAAAATTAACTCATGAATTAGAGGTTCAATATGGTTTAGATAAACCAGTTTTGACAAGGTATTTTATTTGGTTAAAAAATATATTTACATTGAATTTTGGTGATTCTATAACTACTCGTGCGCCAGCGATCGATCAAATTGTTGAGCGTTTACCAATATCTCTTTCTTTTGGAATACCTGGTTTTTTTTTGACCTACTTAATTGCAATACCCCTTGGGGTATTGATGGCTTTAAAAGATGGTTCAAAGTTTGATACAGCGGCCACTTTTATTTTATTTGTTACCTATAGTATTCCTGCTTTAGTTTTTGCTGTTGTTTTTTTATTATTATTCTGTACAGATAGAATTCTTCCTTTTGGGGCGTTGTTTCCTTTGGGAGGTTGGCGTTCGGATAACTATGAAACGTTAAGTTTTATTGGTAAAATATTAGACGTTGGCAAACACTTATTTCTTCCTGTTTTGGCTTCAATAATTGGAAACTTTACTGTATTTGCAATGCTTCAAAAAAATAGCATGTTAGAAGTTATTCGATCAGATTACATTAGAACTGCGCGAGCAAAAGGATTGAGTGAAAATATTGTCGTTTATAAACATGCATTAAGAAATGCTTTGTTACCTTTAATGGTAGGTTTTGGTGCTGTATTAGGAACTTTTTTAGGTGGTTCAATTATTATTGAACCAATTTTTGGATTACCAGGAATTGGTGTTTTAAGTTTGCAATCTTTAGCAGCGAGAGATTTTAATGTAGTTATGGCTATTGTTGTTTTACAGTCTATAGCAATTTTACTAGGGCAAATTTTAAACGATATTGTTTATGTGTTGGTTGATCCCAGAATTGAATACAGGTAATATGTATATTTAATATATTGGATTATTTGTATGAAAAATAAAAGAAAATTAGAATTATTTTTTTTGCAAAAAAAAACAAAATTTGGATTGATTATTTTTTTAATTTTGTTTATTTGCGCTTTATTTGCAGAGATTATTTCTAACAATAAACCAATAA
This region of Spirobacillus cienkowskii genomic DNA includes:
- a CDS encoding M23 family metallopeptidase, which translates into the protein MFCMEKYKKCFDFSILVLLTVGLTGCINSYKDSQQNLILKGSVAELKETVMLDPAFAARQKQAEKSFFGFSEAIDSADYNKSLLSDEEEFEGNAENGLVSLETRNGKFGGLEIIWPTAGNLTSLFGMRKLGKRTRMHAGIDIGARVGTPIHSSYDGQVLFAGVKRGYGYSVILGHDAEHETLYAHMSKIKVKTGQFVRRDQVIGYVGKTGRVTGANLHYETRIAGVAYNPLQFLPPFGDKKMQVGMKTPSLLQQLNYYLNRNKLAYNKADKNLNQ
- a CDS encoding ABC transporter substrate-binding protein — protein: MTGEEKFIRKKTFYDTMPSSTKGGSLSYPISNDPKVMNPLLSTDSASVEIQGYIWMSLFSIDSETLEFIPALAKSYTISADRKSYTFWLNEEARWQDGTPVTTNDIKFTFDTLMNPKTHSAALRSYYEGVNLKIIDKYSFVFSVQEPRFDTLNFLTLFQPIQKKQFENSKDFNNDKGIMNPIGNAAYIMSRYMRGQRITLKRNKGWWAANLPQYKNRFNVDEIILHIIPDLNLMYEKFLKQDIDNINFTSEQWHNKVTDIDKEKFGTQPNQKKLWALKEKNKSPKSYTFIAWNFKNPLFNDVKTRTALSYLVDYKKINETVFYNLFTQSTSPFGSFTENSASELRNKDKMINYNKEKSIILLKEAGWLNNGSGILFKDINGKRVPFEFTIDTNSNNPARLKIAQIIKENFKLAGIKVNIRSLEWNSFLDNIDKRKFDAIILAWSGAIFPNPNQIWHSSSEKNEGSNFISYNNPKIDELIKKANLEFNSKKRNKIMQEINKLIYADQPYTFIAEQNFILEGLNSRIHSSRWIASYDSGASSDMFYLMQ
- a CDS encoding ABC transporter permease, with the translated sequence MRSYFIKRFLAIIPMFFLMTATYFCIQNYLPGGPVQETLASIRGLGGEGGAGKNTTLSPQDIQKLTHELEVQYGLDKPVLTRYFIWLKNIFTLNFGDSITTRAPAIDQIVERLPISLSFGIPGFFLTYLIAIPLGVLMALKDGSKFDTAATFILFVTYSIPALVFAVVFLLLFCTDRILPFGALFPLGGWRSDNYETLSFIGKILDVGKHLFLPVLASIIGNFTVFAMLQKNSMLEVIRSDYIRTARAKGLSENIVVYKHALRNALLPLMVGFGAVLGTFLGGSIIIEPIFGLPGIGVLSLQSLAARDFNVVMAIVVLQSIAILLGQILNDIVYVLVDPRIEYR